Proteins from a single region of Verrucosispora sp. NA02020:
- a CDS encoding DUF6458 family protein: MGIGGSIFLIALGAIFAFAVEADLGWLNLSVVGWVLMLAGVAGLLVTLYFWNSRRRPVVAPVREERVVAERAVPVQDNRVVQEYREVRRPDPMV; this comes from the coding sequence ATGGGCATCGGTGGCAGTATCTTCCTGATCGCGCTGGGCGCGATCTTCGCGTTCGCCGTGGAGGCGGATCTGGGCTGGCTCAACCTGAGCGTCGTCGGCTGGGTGCTGATGCTCGCCGGTGTCGCTGGCCTGCTCGTCACCCTCTACTTCTGGAACTCCCGGCGTCGTCCGGTCGTCGCTCCGGTCCGTGAGGAGCGCGTGGTCGCCGAGCGCGCCGTTCCCGTGCAGGACAACCGGGTGGTGCAGGAGTACCGCGAGGTGCGCCGACCCGACCCGATGGTCTGA
- a CDS encoding hemolysin III family protein, with protein sequence MTTSARPRLKPVDIGKPRMRGWLHTYAFFVALICGIVLCSIAAARPGWTPLVSTGVYSLTVCGLFGTSALYHRRVWSTRGYQVMRRMDHSMIFLFIAGTYTPFCVLLLETRAAVIMLSVVWGGALGGVALKLIWPHASRWLSAPLYLALGWVSVGMLPDILHHGGVTALVLLAVGGGIYTVGAVFYALRRPNPWPTVFGHHEFFHACTLVAAICHHIAIYFALFA encoded by the coding sequence GTGACCACCTCAGCACGTCCCCGGCTCAAGCCGGTCGACATCGGGAAACCCCGGATGCGCGGCTGGCTGCACACGTACGCGTTCTTCGTCGCACTGATCTGCGGCATCGTGCTCTGCTCGATCGCCGCCGCCCGCCCCGGCTGGACACCCCTGGTCAGTACCGGCGTCTACAGCCTCACCGTCTGCGGCCTCTTCGGCACCAGCGCGCTCTATCACCGTCGAGTGTGGTCGACACGCGGGTACCAGGTGATGCGCCGGATGGACCACTCGATGATCTTCTTGTTCATCGCCGGCACATACACACCGTTCTGTGTTCTGCTGCTGGAGACCCGCGCCGCCGTGATCATGCTCTCGGTGGTCTGGGGCGGCGCCCTGGGCGGCGTGGCACTGAAGTTGATCTGGCCGCACGCGTCACGGTGGCTCTCCGCTCCGCTCTATCTGGCGCTCGGCTGGGTGTCCGTGGGAATGCTGCCGGACATCCTGCACCACGGCGGGGTCACCGCCCTGGTGCTGCTGGCCGTGGGCGGCGGCATCTACACCGTCGGCGCGGTCTTCTACGCGCTGCGTCGGCCGAACCCGTGGCCCACCGTTTTCGGCCATCACGAGTTCTTCCACGCCTGCACGCTGGTCGCGGCGATCTGCCATCACATCGCGATCTATTTCGCGCTGTTCGCCTGA
- a CDS encoding allophanate hydrolase subunit 1: MVEAWRAELWRRRDRGDLVAEEIVPAATTVLLDGVPDLEATAIRIADWTPTLRPAPAPAPGLAPAPGADTPTAPRRSWSCGGDKESHNRTGYRPPLHDRRGEAAMEREAAMADAAGWGGGGGVVEVPVSFDGEDLPRVAELWRVDVPAVVRRLRETEFRVAFCGFAPGFGYLTGLPAGLAVPRLATPRARVPAGAVGLAGPYAGIYPTASPGGWLLVGRTGLTLFDVTADPPALLTPGTRVRLVQA; this comes from the coding sequence CTGGTGGAGGCGTGGCGAGCCGAGCTGTGGCGTCGCCGCGATAGAGGTGACCTGGTCGCCGAGGAGATCGTCCCGGCGGCCACGACCGTTCTGCTCGACGGCGTGCCGGACCTTGAGGCAACCGCCATCCGCATAGCCGACTGGACCCCCACCCTCCGACCCGCGCCCGCGCCCGCGCCCGGCCTCGCGCCCGCGCCCGGCGCGGACACCCCCACTGCACCGCGTCGATCATGGAGTTGTGGTGGGGACAAAGAGTCACATAACAGGACAGGCTATCGACCACCACTCCATGATCGACGCGGTGAGGCCGCGATGGAGCGTGAGGCCGCGATGGCGGATGCGGCGGGGTGGGGCGGGGGTGGTGGGGTGGTCGAGGTACCGGTCAGCTTCGACGGGGAGGATCTGCCTCGGGTCGCCGAACTCTGGCGGGTGGACGTGCCGGCGGTGGTACGTCGGCTGCGGGAGACCGAGTTCCGGGTGGCGTTCTGCGGCTTCGCGCCCGGATTCGGGTATCTGACCGGGTTACCCGCCGGACTGGCGGTGCCCCGGCTGGCCACACCCCGTGCCCGCGTTCCGGCTGGTGCGGTCGGGCTGGCCGGGCCGTACGCCGGAATCTATCCGACCGCCTCGCCCGGCGGTTGGCTGCTGGTCGGACGGACCGGGCTGACCCTCTTCGACGTGACGGCCGATCCGCCCGCTCTGTTGACGCCCGGTACCCGCGTCCGGCTGGTGCAGGCATGA
- a CDS encoding biotin-dependent carboxyltransferase family protein — protein sequence MPLAGGVPAVSLRGEIEVLRAGALTTVQDQGRVGWAHLGVPRSGALDPAALRLANRLVGNPESAAGLEITLTGCDLRVDRATTVAVVGAEADIWIGTRPGDTGRPLAVPGGTVLRTGPARRGLRCWLAVAGGIAVDPVLGSRATDTLAGLGPAPLRDGDLLPLGVVPDPPAPVDFTVPPPFPAELHLTVRLGPRHDWFTPVALDRLLGTAYQVSPLSNRVGARLSGAPLPRAVAGELPSEGIVLGAVQVPADGQPLVFLADHPTTGGYPVIAVVDDVTPLAQARPGTTVRFHGPER from the coding sequence ATGCCGCTCGCAGGCGGTGTACCGGCGGTGTCACTGCGAGGGGAGATCGAGGTGCTGCGGGCCGGGGCGTTGACCACGGTGCAGGACCAGGGGCGCGTCGGATGGGCCCATCTCGGGGTGCCGCGTTCCGGTGCGCTCGACCCGGCGGCGTTGCGGCTGGCCAACCGGCTGGTCGGCAATCCGGAGTCGGCGGCCGGACTGGAGATCACGCTGACCGGCTGCGACCTGCGGGTGGACCGGGCCACCACGGTCGCGGTGGTGGGTGCCGAGGCGGACATCTGGATCGGTACGCGGCCCGGCGACACCGGACGCCCGCTGGCCGTACCGGGCGGAACGGTGCTCCGTACAGGTCCCGCCCGACGGGGTCTGCGGTGCTGGCTGGCGGTGGCCGGGGGCATCGCGGTCGACCCGGTGCTGGGCAGTCGTGCCACGGACACGCTCGCCGGGCTCGGACCGGCACCACTGCGCGACGGCGATCTGCTGCCGCTCGGTGTCGTGCCGGATCCACCCGCGCCGGTCGACTTCACGGTGCCACCGCCGTTCCCGGCGGAACTGCACCTGACGGTGCGACTCGGCCCACGGCATGACTGGTTCACCCCGGTCGCGCTGGACCGGCTGCTCGGCACGGCGTACCAGGTGAGTCCGTTGAGCAACCGGGTCGGTGCGCGGCTGTCCGGTGCGCCGCTGCCCCGCGCGGTGGCCGGGGAACTGCCGAGCGAGGGCATCGTCCTCGGCGCGGTGCAGGTGCCGGCGGACGGCCAACCGTTGGTCTTCCTCGCCGACCATCCCACCACCGGTGGCTATCCGGTCATCGCGGTGGTGGACGACGTGACCCCACTCGCGCAGGCCCGTCCAGGCACTACGGTCAGGTTTCATGGACCTGAACGCTGA
- a CDS encoding LamB/YcsF family protein, translating to MDLNADLGEGFGIWPLGDDEALLNLITSANVACGFHAGDAPTMRRVCATAAQRGVAIGAQVGYRDLAGFGRRAIAYEFAELRDEVLYQIGALQAFCRAYRTRVRYLKPHGALYHAAACEEMPAAAIVAAVDDFDRDLPLLCPPGSVLAQLAQGAGMRVVAEGFADRNYLPNGRLVPRTSPDALVTDPQEVANRAVRMATERAVTAVDGSAIPCVVESICLHGDSPGAVAAAELVRAALIDAGVTPTAFG from the coding sequence ATGGACCTGAACGCTGACCTCGGTGAGGGATTCGGTATCTGGCCCCTCGGCGACGACGAGGCTCTGCTCAATCTGATCACCTCCGCCAACGTCGCCTGCGGCTTCCACGCCGGGGACGCGCCCACGATGCGCCGGGTCTGCGCCACGGCGGCGCAGCGTGGCGTGGCGATCGGTGCGCAGGTCGGCTACCGGGACCTCGCCGGTTTCGGCCGGCGGGCGATCGCGTACGAGTTCGCCGAGTTGCGCGACGAGGTGCTCTACCAGATCGGCGCGCTCCAGGCGTTCTGCCGGGCGTACCGCACCCGGGTCCGCTACCTGAAGCCGCACGGGGCGCTCTATCACGCGGCGGCGTGCGAGGAGATGCCGGCGGCGGCGATCGTCGCGGCGGTCGACGACTTCGATCGGGACCTGCCGCTGCTCTGCCCGCCCGGCTCGGTGCTGGCCCAACTCGCCCAGGGCGCCGGGATGCGCGTGGTGGCCGAGGGGTTCGCGGACCGCAACTATCTGCCCAACGGTCGACTGGTGCCGCGTACCTCGCCCGACGCCCTGGTCACCGACCCGCAGGAGGTGGCGAACCGGGCGGTGCGGATGGCCACCGAGCGGGCGGTGACGGCCGTGGACGGGAGCGCGATCCCGTGTGTCGTCGAGTCGATCTGCCTGCACGGCGACAGTCCCGGCGCGGTGGCCGCCGCGGAACTCGTCCGCGCCGCACTCATCGATGCCGGAGTGACGCCGACCGCGTTCGGCTGA
- a CDS encoding NHL domain-containing thioredoxin family protein, giving the protein MSARVRAPELRGRAWLNTGGKDLGLADLRGRIAVLDFWTFCCINCLHVLDELRPLEEKYADVLVVIGVHSPKFEHEKDPDALAAAVERYGVHHPVLDDPELDMWQQYAARAWPTLAVVDPEGYVVATMAGEGHAEGLARLIDDLIATHEAKGTLRRGDGPYVPPAEPRTTLRFPGKAVALPGGGLLVSDSARHRVVELADDGETVTRTIGTGSRGRGDGPAEAATFSEPQGLSLLPEHVAEVAGYDLVVADTVNHLLRGVRLATGEVVTVAGTGRQWRSTVDDHAHDALSIDLSSPWDLAWYDDRIVIAMAGIHQLWWFDPIKRTVGMYAGTTVEALRDGPLAEAWLAQPSGLSVSADGTRLWVADSETSAVRYVENGILGTAVGQGLFDFGHVDGPAAQALLQHPLGVCALPDGSVLVADTYNGAVRRYDPATDQVSTVATELGEPSDLVLTPDGAVLVVESSAHRITRLAPGALSAAGADTVDGPRHRTERKPTDLAAGEVVLDVVFTPAPGQKLDETYGPSTRLVVSASPPELLVEGAGTGTELSRRLVIDGAVTDGVLQVTAQAATCDADVEHAACHLTRQDWGVPVRVVADGPTRLPLVLRGMDAG; this is encoded by the coding sequence ATGAGTGCACGCGTACGGGCACCCGAGCTGCGGGGCCGGGCCTGGCTGAACACCGGCGGCAAGGACCTGGGTCTGGCGGATCTGCGGGGTCGCATCGCCGTCCTGGACTTCTGGACCTTCTGCTGCATCAACTGCCTGCACGTGCTGGACGAGCTGCGTCCACTCGAGGAGAAGTACGCCGACGTCCTCGTCGTGATCGGCGTGCACTCGCCCAAGTTCGAGCACGAGAAGGACCCCGACGCCCTGGCCGCCGCCGTCGAGCGGTACGGCGTGCACCACCCGGTGCTCGACGACCCCGAGCTGGACATGTGGCAGCAGTACGCGGCCCGCGCCTGGCCGACCCTCGCCGTGGTCGACCCGGAGGGGTACGTGGTGGCCACCATGGCCGGCGAGGGTCACGCCGAGGGGCTGGCCCGGCTGATCGACGACCTGATCGCCACCCACGAGGCCAAGGGCACCCTGCGCCGGGGCGACGGCCCGTACGTGCCGCCGGCCGAGCCGCGGACGACGCTGCGCTTCCCCGGCAAGGCGGTGGCCCTGCCCGGCGGTGGCCTGTTGGTGTCGGACTCGGCCCGGCACCGGGTGGTCGAGCTGGCCGACGACGGCGAGACCGTGACCCGCACCATCGGCACCGGGAGCCGGGGTCGGGGCGACGGACCGGCCGAGGCCGCCACCTTCTCCGAGCCGCAGGGTCTGTCCCTGCTGCCCGAGCACGTCGCCGAGGTCGCCGGTTACGACCTGGTGGTCGCCGACACCGTCAACCACCTGCTGCGCGGCGTACGGCTCGCCACCGGCGAGGTGGTCACCGTGGCCGGCACGGGTCGGCAGTGGCGTTCCACGGTCGACGACCACGCGCACGACGCGCTCTCCATCGACCTCTCCTCCCCCTGGGACCTCGCCTGGTACGACGACCGGATCGTCATCGCCATGGCCGGCATCCACCAGCTCTGGTGGTTCGACCCGATCAAGCGCACCGTCGGCATGTACGCCGGCACCACCGTGGAGGCACTGCGGGACGGCCCGTTGGCCGAGGCGTGGCTGGCGCAGCCGTCGGGGCTCTCGGTCTCCGCCGACGGCACCCGCCTCTGGGTGGCCGACAGCGAGACCAGCGCCGTCCGGTACGTCGAGAACGGCATCCTGGGTACCGCCGTGGGTCAGGGGTTGTTCGACTTCGGTCACGTGGACGGCCCGGCGGCGCAGGCCCTGCTCCAGCACCCGCTCGGCGTCTGCGCGCTGCCCGACGGGTCGGTGCTGGTCGCGGACACCTACAACGGTGCGGTACGCCGCTACGACCCCGCGACCGACCAGGTCTCCACGGTGGCCACCGAACTCGGCGAGCCGAGCGACCTGGTGCTCACGCCCGACGGTGCGGTGCTGGTGGTGGAGTCGTCCGCGCACCGGATCACCCGGTTGGCCCCGGGTGCGCTCTCGGCGGCCGGGGCGGACACCGTCGACGGCCCCCGGCACCGCACCGAACGCAAGCCGACCGACCTGGCCGCCGGGGAGGTCGTGCTGGACGTCGTCTTCACTCCGGCGCCAGGACAGAAGCTGGACGAGACGTACGGTCCGTCGACCCGGCTGGTGGTCTCCGCGTCACCGCCGGAGCTGCTGGTCGAGGGGGCGGGCACCGGCACCGAGCTGTCCCGCCGGCTGGTGATCGACGGCGCGGTGACCGACGGCGTGCTCCAGGTGACCGCCCAGGCGGCGACCTGCGACGCGGACGTGGAGCACGCGGCCTGCCACCTGACCAGGCAGGACTGGGGAGTTCCGGTGCGGGTGGTCGCCGACGGCCCCACCCGCCTGCCGCTGGTGCTGCGCGGCATGGACGCCGGCTGA
- a CDS encoding dihydrolipoamide acetyltransferase family protein → MSRIKEFNLPDLGEGLTEGEILGWLVKVGDTIELNQPIVEVETAKAAVEIPAKWAGQVHAIFHPEGTTVEVGAPIIAIDTDPGAGPIASSTTGAPADDLPTPSAASLAAVEVAPAEGAVEPGLIGGPAPGGRTAVLVGYGPRTTTAKRRPRKGVVPAQATVAPVAPAPVTPVAAPVAPAPTVNGNGRLAGAVLAKPPVRKLAKDLGVDLATLTGSGPSGSITREDVQRAAAPAAAEPLTVSAPGTAAASFGADREQRIPVKGVRKLTAENMSRSAFTAPHVTEFLTVDVTRAMKALDRLRGRREWRDVRVSPLLLVAKAVLLAVKRHPMVNSTWAGDEIVVKEYVNLGIAAATERGLIVPNVKDAGRLTLRELADALTDLVQTAKAGKTSPADMSGGTLTITNVGVFGVDTGTPILPPGESAILAFGAVREMPWVHKGKVKPRLVTTLGLSFDHRIIDGELGSKFLRDIGDFLADPEAALLAWT, encoded by the coding sequence ATGTCCCGGATCAAGGAGTTCAACCTGCCCGACCTGGGCGAGGGCCTGACCGAGGGCGAGATCCTCGGCTGGCTGGTCAAGGTGGGCGACACCATCGAGCTGAACCAGCCGATCGTCGAGGTGGAGACCGCCAAGGCGGCGGTGGAGATCCCGGCGAAGTGGGCCGGTCAGGTGCACGCGATCTTCCACCCGGAGGGCACCACGGTCGAGGTCGGTGCGCCGATCATCGCGATCGACACCGACCCGGGCGCCGGGCCGATCGCGTCGTCGACGACCGGCGCGCCCGCCGACGACCTGCCCACCCCCTCGGCGGCCTCGCTGGCCGCCGTCGAGGTGGCACCCGCCGAGGGCGCGGTGGAACCGGGCCTGATCGGCGGCCCGGCACCGGGTGGGCGGACCGCCGTCCTGGTCGGATACGGCCCCCGGACCACCACGGCCAAACGCCGTCCCCGCAAGGGCGTCGTCCCGGCGCAGGCCACCGTCGCCCCGGTCGCACCGGCACCGGTCACGCCCGTGGCGGCTCCGGTGGCGCCGGCCCCGACGGTGAACGGCAACGGCCGGCTCGCGGGTGCGGTGCTGGCCAAGCCGCCGGTGCGCAAACTCGCCAAGGACCTCGGCGTGGACCTCGCCACCCTGACCGGGTCCGGGCCGTCGGGTTCGATCACCCGCGAGGACGTGCAGCGGGCGGCGGCACCGGCCGCGGCGGAGCCGCTCACGGTCAGCGCCCCGGGCACGGCGGCGGCGAGCTTCGGCGCCGACCGCGAGCAGCGCATCCCGGTCAAGGGGGTACGCAAGCTCACCGCCGAGAACATGTCCCGGTCCGCGTTCACCGCACCGCACGTCACGGAGTTCCTGACCGTGGACGTGACCCGGGCGATGAAGGCGCTGGACCGGCTGCGCGGGCGGCGGGAGTGGCGGGACGTACGCGTCTCGCCGTTGCTGCTGGTCGCCAAGGCGGTGCTGCTGGCGGTCAAGCGGCACCCGATGGTCAACTCGACGTGGGCCGGTGACGAGATCGTCGTCAAGGAGTACGTCAACCTCGGTATCGCGGCGGCCACCGAGCGGGGCCTGATCGTGCCGAACGTCAAGGACGCCGGTCGACTGACGCTGCGCGAGCTGGCCGACGCGTTGACCGACCTGGTGCAGACCGCCAAGGCCGGGAAGACCTCGCCGGCCGACATGTCCGGCGGCACCCTGACCATCACCAACGTCGGGGTGTTCGGGGTGGACACCGGTACGCCGATCCTGCCGCCGGGTGAGTCGGCGATCCTGGCCTTCGGTGCGGTCCGGGAGATGCCCTGGGTGCACAAGGGCAAGGTCAAGCCGCGTCTGGTCACCACGCTCGGCCTCTCCTTCGACCACCGCATCATCGACGGTGAGCTGGGTTCGAAGTTCCTGCGCGACATCGGCGACTTCCTCGCCGACCCGGAGGCGGCACTGCTCGCCTGGACCTGA
- a CDS encoding alpha-ketoacid dehydrogenase subunit beta, giving the protein MATETLTLGKALNTGLRRALENDPKVVIMGEDVGKLGGVFRITDGLQKDFGDQRVIDTPLAESGIIGTAVGLAIRGYRPVCEIQFDGFVYPAYDQIVSQVAKMHYRSRGKLNIPMVIRIPFGGGIGAVEHHSESPEAYFAHTAGLKVVSCANPQDAYVMIQQAVASDDPIVFLEPKRRYWEKGQVDLDAPLSEAYPLHSARVVRSGSHVTLLAYGPMVRTCLDAATAAAEDGRELEVIDLRTLSPLDLGVVYESVRRTGRAVVVHEAPSNVGLGAEIAARITEECFYSLESPVLRVAGFDTPYPAARVEEDYLPDLDRVLDAVDRSFGW; this is encoded by the coding sequence ATGGCCACGGAGACGCTCACCCTCGGCAAGGCCCTCAACACCGGTCTGCGCCGCGCCCTGGAGAACGACCCGAAGGTCGTCATCATGGGCGAGGACGTCGGCAAGCTCGGCGGCGTCTTCCGGATCACCGACGGGTTGCAGAAGGACTTCGGCGACCAGCGGGTCATCGACACCCCGCTGGCCGAGTCGGGCATCATCGGCACCGCGGTCGGCCTGGCCATCCGCGGCTACCGCCCGGTCTGCGAGATCCAGTTCGACGGCTTCGTCTACCCGGCGTACGACCAGATCGTGTCGCAGGTGGCGAAGATGCACTACCGCTCGCGCGGCAAGCTGAACATCCCGATGGTGATCCGGATCCCGTTCGGCGGCGGCATCGGCGCGGTGGAGCACCACTCGGAGTCGCCCGAGGCGTACTTCGCGCACACCGCCGGGCTGAAGGTCGTCTCCTGCGCCAACCCGCAGGACGCGTACGTGATGATCCAGCAGGCCGTCGCCTCGGACGATCCGATCGTGTTCCTGGAGCCGAAGCGGCGTTACTGGGAGAAGGGGCAGGTCGACCTGGACGCCCCGCTGTCCGAGGCGTACCCGCTGCACTCGGCACGGGTGGTCCGGTCCGGCAGCCACGTCACCCTGCTCGCGTACGGCCCGATGGTGCGGACCTGCCTGGACGCGGCGACCGCCGCCGCCGAGGACGGCCGTGAGCTGGAGGTCATCGACCTGCGCACGCTCTCCCCGCTGGACCTCGGCGTGGTGTACGAGTCGGTGCGGCGCACCGGCCGCGCGGTGGTGGTGCACGAGGCACCGTCCAACGTGGGCCTCGGCGCGGAGATCGCGGCCCGGATCACCGAGGAGTGCTTCTACTCACTGGAGTCCCCGGTGCTGCGGGTGGCCGGCTTCGACACCCCCTACCCGGCGGCCCGGGTGGAGGAGGACTACCTTCCCGACCTCGACCGGGTGCTCGACGCCGTCGACCGCTCCTTCGGCTGGTGA